From the Caldalkalibacillus thermarum genome, one window contains:
- the ectA gene encoding diaminobutyrate acetyltransferase — protein MLWCQFRCRQVYFLRVFWQHVSPGTLDVNAAYTYLMMCRNFKDTCVVAELNNTVVGFVSAYLHPQKQDTLFVWQVAVSESQRGQGLATQMLHELFKRRTCQNIRFLETTISPSNKASQALFRKLARDFDTYCNVTTCFETDQFPDDHESEMLFIIGPFIKTGLKTN, from the coding sequence ATCTTATGGTGCCAGTTCCGTTGCCGACAAGTTTACTTCTTAAGAGTTTTTTGGCAACACGTTTCACCAGGTACCCTTGATGTTAATGCAGCTTATACGTACCTTATGATGTGCCGCAACTTCAAGGATACCTGTGTCGTAGCTGAACTGAACAATACCGTTGTTGGATTTGTATCAGCCTACCTCCATCCACAGAAGCAAGACACACTTTTTGTCTGGCAAGTCGCGGTGAGTGAGTCACAACGAGGCCAAGGCTTGGCCACCCAAATGTTGCACGAGCTTTTTAAGCGCCGGACTTGCCAGAATATTCGTTTTCTAGAGACAACTATTTCCCCTTCTAATAAGGCGTCGCAAGCTTTATTCCGGAAATTAGCCCGTGATTTTGATACCTATTGCAACGTAACTACGTGTTTTGAGACAGACCAATTCCCTGATGATCATGAAAGCGAAATGTTGTTTATAATCGGACCATTTATAAAAACGGGATTAAAAACCAATTAG
- a CDS encoding YhzD family protein, translating to MKTYHVTVYSKSGEKLLDETFEATDDQQAKVIGEKLLKEKNYWEYTHRVVSPTGKLLLFQS from the coding sequence GTGAAAACCTACCATGTGACTGTTTATTCAAAATCCGGTGAAAAGTTGTTGGATGAAACATTCGAAGCGACTGACGACCAGCAAGCTAAAGTCATCGGCGAAAAACTCTTGAAAGAAAAAAATTATTGGGAATATACGCACCGTGTTGTCTCACCAACAGGAAAGCTGTTGCTTTTCCAATCTTGA
- a CDS encoding o-succinylbenzoate--CoA ligase produces the protein MTGQIMPFWLKQRAFLTPQRTALIGDGEKVTFAELDRRARHLASCLAGLGIKQGDHVALLMPNRVLTVELIHAIAYLGAVTVPLNTRLTPPELAWQLNDVNASLLIYDAVYSDKINGLRDQVTCLIHDANCLKGRRHSNVNLKEHIDLDDVHTIIYTSGTTGRPKGTLLTFGNHWWSAIGSSLNLGLNRNDRWLCCLPLFHVSGLSIIMRSVIYGMTVVLHDKFDPVRVNESIKRDKVTMISVVTAMLSAMLDNLSDPGYPQHLRCVLLGGGPAPLPLLETCVSRSIPVYQTYGLTETASQIVTLSPDHLLAKVGSAGKPLFPAQLRIVNNGKEVKAGEVGEIVVKGPNVTRGYYKQEEATAQAIQGGWLYTGDMGYVDEEGFLYVLDRRDDLIISGGENVYPAEVEAALLTHPDIKEAGVTGMPDPQWGEVPVAFIVTRPGVKLTEAELNQLCNKLLARYKVPKAFYFVNRLPRNASNKLLRRELRALIRQQG, from the coding sequence ATGACAGGACAAATCATGCCGTTCTGGTTAAAACAAAGAGCGTTTTTAACGCCTCAGAGAACCGCACTCATAGGGGACGGAGAAAAAGTCACTTTTGCCGAACTAGATCGGCGGGCCCGTCACTTGGCCTCGTGTTTGGCAGGACTGGGCATTAAACAGGGCGACCATGTCGCTCTGTTGATGCCTAACCGGGTACTGACCGTAGAATTGATTCATGCCATTGCTTATCTTGGAGCCGTTACTGTACCGTTAAACACCCGTTTAACTCCTCCTGAGTTAGCCTGGCAGCTGAATGATGTGAATGCCTCCCTCCTTATCTATGATGCTGTTTATAGCGACAAAATCAACGGGCTGAGGGACCAAGTCACTTGCCTTATCCATGATGCGAACTGTCTTAAGGGGAGACGTCATTCAAATGTCAATCTCAAGGAGCACATTGATCTGGACGATGTTCACACCATCATTTATACTTCTGGGACCACAGGCCGGCCTAAGGGCACTTTGCTGACGTTCGGGAATCATTGGTGGAGCGCCATTGGCTCTTCTCTCAATCTGGGGTTGAATAGGAATGACCGCTGGCTGTGCTGTTTGCCGCTTTTTCATGTCAGCGGCCTGTCGATTATCATGCGCAGCGTCATATATGGTATGACGGTTGTATTGCATGACAAATTTGACCCAGTACGGGTGAATGAGTCCATTAAACGGGATAAGGTTACGATGATCTCTGTAGTGACTGCCATGCTGTCAGCTATGCTGGACAACTTGTCTGACCCTGGTTATCCACAGCATTTGCGCTGTGTTTTGCTGGGCGGAGGACCAGCGCCCCTTCCCTTGCTGGAAACTTGTGTCAGCCGGTCTATTCCGGTTTATCAGACCTATGGCCTGACGGAAACGGCTTCCCAGATTGTCACGCTGTCTCCAGATCATCTGTTGGCCAAGGTGGGCTCGGCAGGAAAACCGCTGTTTCCGGCCCAGCTGCGTATTGTGAATAATGGAAAGGAAGTTAAGGCAGGAGAAGTAGGCGAAATTGTCGTCAAGGGTCCCAATGTGACCAGGGGCTACTACAAACAAGAGGAGGCCACAGCACAGGCCATTCAGGGCGGATGGCTTTACACCGGTGATATGGGCTATGTGGATGAAGAGGGTTTTTTATATGTGCTTGACCGTCGTGACGACTTGATCATATCTGGAGGTGAAAATGTTTATCCGGCTGAGGTGGAGGCAGCCTTATTAACCCATCCGGATATTAAGGAAGCAGGTGTAACGGGAATGCCAGATCCCCAGTGGGGGGAGGTGCCGGTTGCATTTATTGTAACAAGACCAGGAGTAAAACTGACAGAAGCTGAGCTTAATCAATTATGTAACAAACTTTTAGCCCGGTATAAGGTGCCGAAAGCATTTTATTTTGTGAACCGTTTGCCGCGCAATGCTTCCAACAAATTGCTCAGGAGAGAGTTGCGCGCGCTGATTCGGCAGCAAGGCTGA
- the menB gene encoding 1,4-dihydroxy-2-naphthoyl-CoA synthase, with translation MKIEWKKQGDYEDIIYETYEGIAKITINRPEVHNAFRPETVNELIHAFTVARDDSDIGVIILTGAGDKAFCSGGDQKVRGHGGYVGKDNIPRLNVLDLQRLIRVIPKPVIAMVAGYAIGGGHVLHVVCDLTIAADNAIFGQTGPKVGSFDGGYGANYLARIVGHKKAREIWYLCRQYTAQEALEMGLVNAVVPLEKLEEETVKWAKEILEKSPTAIRFLKAAFNADTDGLAGLQQFAGDATLLYYTTDEAKEGRDAFKEKRKPDFSKFPRFP, from the coding sequence ATGAAGATTGAGTGGAAGAAACAAGGTGATTATGAGGACATTATTTACGAGACCTATGAAGGCATTGCGAAAATCACGATCAACCGTCCCGAAGTGCACAATGCCTTTCGTCCCGAAACGGTCAATGAGTTAATCCATGCTTTTACTGTGGCCCGGGACGACAGCGACATTGGTGTTATTATTTTAACCGGGGCGGGGGATAAGGCGTTTTGTTCCGGCGGAGACCAGAAAGTCCGGGGGCATGGGGGTTATGTAGGCAAAGATAACATTCCGCGCCTCAATGTCCTGGATTTGCAGCGCCTGATCCGCGTGATTCCCAAGCCGGTGATCGCCATGGTTGCCGGATATGCCATTGGCGGTGGACATGTCCTCCATGTCGTCTGTGATTTAACGATCGCAGCCGACAACGCCATTTTTGGCCAAACCGGCCCCAAAGTGGGCAGCTTTGATGGCGGTTACGGTGCCAACTATCTGGCTCGCATTGTTGGTCACAAGAAAGCGCGGGAAATTTGGTATTTGTGCCGTCAATATACCGCTCAAGAAGCATTGGAAATGGGCCTGGTCAATGCAGTTGTGCCCCTGGAAAAACTGGAGGAAGAAACGGTTAAATGGGCTAAAGAAATTTTAGAAAAAAGCCCAACAGCGATCCGTTTCTTAAAAGCGGCCTTCAATGCGGACACAGACGGGTTGGCCGGCCTGCAGCAGTTTGCTGGAGATGCTACGTTACTGTATTATACAACCGATGAAGCCAAAGAAGGTCGGGATGCGTTTAAAGAAAAACGCAAGCCAGACTTTTCCAAGTTCCCCCGTTTTCCATAA
- a CDS encoding cytochrome c oxidase subunit I codes for MYFIAGGFFFLIGGLESILIRIQLMYPENTFLAGSTYNELVTMHGTTMIFLAAMPLILGLMNMFIPLQIGARDVAFPFINSLGFWLFLFGGILLNLSWFIGGAPTAGWTSYVPLATEYSGSGIDFYVLGLQISGAGTLMGAINFLVTVINMRAPGMTFMRMPLFTWTSFITSALILFAFPPLTAGLFLIMFDRIFGSLFFNVAGGGNPIIWQHLFWIFGHPEVYILILPCFGIISEVVSTFSKKRLFGYASLVFATILIGFLGFMVWAHHMFTVGMGPFANTFFGLATMAIAVPTGIKIFNWLFTLWGGRIQFTTANLFALSFIPTFVMGGVTGVMLSVPPADYQYHDSYFVVAHFHYVIVGGVALSLFAGVYYWWPKMFNRKLNEKLGRWNFWLFLIGLHLTFFIQHFLGLWGMPRRYFSYMEGYNLAWGNFISTIGALLMTAGTIIFIINVIYTALREPVADADPWDGRTLEWSVPTPIPEYNFAQTPKVRGLDAWWIEKREGRHQLVPAEPPGKIHMPDPSILPFIMSLGAFIGSMGLIFHQFVVATAGFGITLFCMLIRSVKEYHGYYIQPVSDSGMMKS; via the coding sequence ATGTACTTTATAGCCGGAGGCTTCTTCTTTTTAATTGGCGGTTTAGAATCGATTTTGATTCGCATCCAGCTCATGTACCCTGAAAATACCTTCCTGGCTGGTTCTACATATAACGAACTTGTGACGATGCATGGAACAACGATGATTTTTCTCGCTGCCATGCCGCTGATATTAGGGCTGATGAACATGTTCATTCCGTTGCAAATTGGTGCCAGAGATGTCGCTTTTCCTTTTATAAACTCTCTTGGCTTCTGGTTATTCCTTTTTGGCGGTATCTTGTTAAACTTAAGCTGGTTTATAGGTGGAGCACCCACCGCTGGATGGACTTCCTATGTGCCTCTGGCCACAGAATACAGCGGCTCGGGAATTGATTTTTATGTGCTTGGCTTACAAATTTCAGGGGCAGGCACGTTAATGGGGGCTATTAATTTTCTGGTGACTGTTATTAACATGCGGGCCCCGGGAATGACTTTTATGCGCATGCCGCTGTTCACTTGGACCAGTTTTATTACGTCTGCTTTAATTCTGTTTGCTTTTCCTCCGTTGACGGCCGGCCTGTTTCTTATCATGTTTGACCGGATTTTCGGATCTCTTTTCTTCAACGTGGCAGGAGGAGGCAATCCGATTATTTGGCAACATTTATTCTGGATTTTTGGTCATCCTGAAGTATATATTTTGATCCTCCCCTGCTTTGGGATTATCTCTGAGGTTGTGAGTACCTTTTCCAAAAAACGATTGTTTGGCTATGCCTCCTTGGTATTTGCTACCATATTAATAGGCTTTTTAGGTTTCATGGTCTGGGCCCACCATATGTTCACAGTGGGTATGGGGCCCTTTGCTAATACCTTCTTTGGTCTGGCCACAATGGCCATTGCTGTGCCAACTGGAATCAAAATCTTTAACTGGCTGTTTACCTTATGGGGGGGGCGCATCCAATTTACAACAGCCAATCTGTTTGCCCTCTCCTTTATCCCAACTTTTGTTATGGGCGGTGTCACTGGAGTGATGCTCAGCGTACCGCCAGCAGACTACCAGTATCATGACAGTTATTTTGTTGTCGCCCACTTCCATTATGTGATTGTCGGCGGGGTGGCCTTATCCCTCTTTGCCGGTGTGTATTACTGGTGGCCAAAAATGTTTAACAGGAAACTTAATGAGAAACTGGGCAGATGGAATTTCTGGCTGTTTTTAATCGGCCTGCATCTCACCTTTTTTATCCAGCATTTTCTCGGTTTGTGGGGCATGCCTCGCCGTTATTTCTCCTACATGGAAGGATATAATCTGGCTTGGGGCAACTTTATCAGTACAATTGGCGCTTTATTAATGACGGCGGGCACGATCATATTTATCATCAATGTGATCTATACCGCCCTGCGGGAACCTGTGGCTGACGCGGATCCTTGGGATGGGCGCACCCTGGAGTGGTCTGTTCCTACCCCCATCCCGGAATACAATTTTGCCCAAACACCCAAAGTTCGGGGACTAGATGCCTGGTGGATTGAAAAAAGGGAAGGCCGTCACCAGCTGGTACCGGCTGAACCTCCAGGAAAGATCCACATGCCGGATCCGTCCATTCTGCCGTTCATCATGTCACTCGGAGCTTTTATTGGCAGTATGGGGCTGATTTTCCACCAATTCGTTGTGGCCACGGCAGGGTTTGGCATTACCCTCTTCTGCATGCTGATCAGATCCGTTAAGGAGTATCACGGTTATTACATCCAGCCGGTCTCAGACTCTGGGATGATGAAGAGTTAA
- a CDS encoding 1,4-dihydroxy-2-naphthoate polyprenyltransferase, with the protein MEPHIEHSKPTSFPPHRKDTPWQVWWNLLRPHTLTASFIPVLIGTALTLKVTSINWTLFIAMLIASILIQAATNMFNEYYDYQRGLDTKESVGIGGAIVREGVPPKVVLKLAILLFAIAVLLGVYICLNSSWWVALIGSISMAVGYLYTGGPYPIAYSPFGELAAGVFMGPVIILLAFYIQTGMVTLYSVLVSIPIAILVAAIMLANNIRDLDEDQAAGRRTLAILIGRKRAIQLLGAMFVFAYVWAVAMAVLTDASLWILLVLLSIPTALKAVRGFIGKTKPVEMMPAMKLTAQLHMRYGLLLSIALFL; encoded by the coding sequence GTGGAACCACACATTGAACATTCCAAACCGACCTCTTTTCCACCGCATCGAAAGGATACTCCATGGCAGGTGTGGTGGAATTTGTTACGTCCCCATACCTTAACCGCCTCGTTCATCCCAGTGCTGATTGGCACGGCCTTAACACTGAAGGTCACGTCTATCAATTGGACATTGTTTATAGCTATGCTCATCGCTTCAATATTAATTCAAGCAGCTACGAATATGTTTAATGAATACTATGATTACCAACGCGGGCTTGATACGAAAGAATCGGTCGGAATCGGAGGCGCCATCGTCCGTGAGGGAGTCCCGCCAAAGGTCGTACTAAAATTAGCCATCCTTCTATTTGCCATCGCAGTTTTGTTGGGGGTTTATATTTGTCTGAACAGCAGTTGGTGGGTGGCGCTTATTGGCAGTATCAGTATGGCGGTGGGTTATCTATATACAGGGGGGCCCTATCCTATCGCTTACTCCCCCTTTGGGGAATTGGCGGCAGGTGTGTTCATGGGACCTGTCATTATCTTACTGGCTTTCTATATTCAGACTGGAATGGTCACCCTGTACAGTGTTCTCGTCTCAATTCCAATCGCCATTCTGGTTGCTGCCATCATGCTGGCCAACAATATTCGCGATTTAGACGAAGACCAGGCAGCAGGACGGCGTACCCTGGCCATACTCATTGGACGGAAACGTGCTATCCAATTATTAGGAGCAATGTTTGTTTTTGCTTATGTGTGGGCGGTCGCGATGGCTGTACTGACCGATGCTTCCCTATGGATCTTATTGGTCTTGCTTAGTATCCCAACTGCTCTGAAAGCTGTCCGCGGATTTATTGGCAAAACGAAACCTGTTGAAATGATGCCTGCCATGAAGTTAACAGCACAATTGCATATGCGTTACGGATTATTATTAAGCATCGCCCTTTTCCTTTGA
- the menD gene encoding 2-succinyl-5-enolpyruvyl-6-hydroxy-3-cyclohexene-1-carboxylic-acid synthase: METIMKTNREAFLYVHAFIDELYNSGVRHVVISPGSRSTPLAMTAAEQGKMKLWIHVDERSAGFFALGMSKVLACPVALVCTSGTAAANYFPAVVEAFYGRVPLIVLTADRPHELRDVGAPQTINQLHLFGQHVKWFMEMAVPESSQPLLHYVRSTANRAVATACSSPAGPVHLNFPFREPLVPDFSVSESSASETSVRHLRRGSVVEGRAALSQVQVTEGVRTLPGHTLEALADRLLSAPKGLIVCGPMENTRCLKAMIALAEQLGYPILADPLSNLRCVRDVSPVIIDAYDAFLRDSRVAESLKPDLILRFGAMPVSKPYLHYVQRYPDCVHLVVDAGHAWRDPTHLATDMLYADPEWLCEALHKLLGQHRAGRKGTKAASGWLGQWQVINRITREAMRREMERFNSLFEGRLFQELSELMPDPSLLYVGNSMPVRDLDTFFPSVSKKVRVMGNRGTNGIDGLISSALGASGVSQEPVVLVLGDLSFYHDLNGLLPAKLYNLNLTIILVNNDGGGIFSFLPQAEHPRHFETLFGTPLGLEYRHAVNMYGGSFTRIDSWAEFRDTFTTAMSSGGLNVIEVPTERKSNVEMHRRIWKAVSAAITDVLPRVGDT, from the coding sequence ATGGAAACAATAATGAAAACCAACCGGGAAGCGTTTCTTTATGTACATGCCTTTATTGATGAACTATACAACAGCGGCGTTCGCCATGTGGTGATTAGCCCTGGATCACGGTCAACGCCCTTGGCCATGACAGCTGCGGAACAGGGGAAAATGAAGCTGTGGATTCATGTTGATGAACGCTCGGCCGGATTTTTTGCCCTAGGTATGTCCAAAGTGTTAGCGTGTCCTGTTGCCCTTGTATGTACCTCTGGAACAGCCGCGGCCAATTATTTTCCGGCCGTGGTTGAAGCGTTTTATGGACGTGTTCCCTTAATTGTCCTGACAGCAGACCGTCCTCACGAGTTGCGGGATGTAGGAGCACCTCAAACCATTAATCAGCTGCATCTGTTCGGTCAGCATGTAAAATGGTTCATGGAAATGGCGGTTCCTGAATCCTCTCAACCGTTGTTGCATTATGTGCGCAGCACTGCCAACCGGGCGGTGGCCACCGCATGTTCGTCACCAGCGGGACCTGTTCATCTTAATTTTCCATTCAGGGAGCCTTTGGTCCCTGATTTTTCCGTTTCTGAATCTAGTGCGTCAGAAACAAGTGTCCGTCACCTGCGGCGCGGCAGTGTCGTTGAAGGCAGGGCAGCATTATCTCAGGTGCAGGTCACAGAAGGTGTACGCACGCTCCCTGGACATACTTTGGAAGCTTTGGCAGACAGGCTGCTGTCTGCTCCCAAGGGTCTCATCGTGTGCGGACCTATGGAAAATACTCGCTGCCTGAAGGCCATGATTGCCTTGGCTGAACAGTTAGGCTACCCTATTCTGGCTGACCCCTTGTCCAACTTGCGCTGTGTCCGAGATGTTTCCCCAGTAATCATTGATGCCTACGATGCGTTTTTGCGTGACAGCCGAGTGGCAGAATCCTTGAAACCTGACCTGATTCTGCGCTTTGGGGCCATGCCCGTTTCCAAACCTTACTTACACTATGTTCAGCGCTATCCGGACTGTGTACACCTCGTGGTTGACGCTGGCCACGCTTGGAGAGACCCGACCCATCTGGCTACGGATATGCTTTATGCCGACCCAGAATGGCTGTGTGAAGCCCTGCACAAACTTCTTGGCCAACACCGGGCAGGCAGGAAGGGAACTAAAGCTGCATCAGGCTGGCTGGGGCAGTGGCAAGTGATCAATCGGATCACGAGAGAGGCCATGAGGCGGGAAATGGAGCGGTTCAATTCTCTTTTTGAAGGGCGTCTGTTTCAAGAGTTGTCAGAACTGATGCCCGACCCCTCGTTATTGTATGTGGGCAACAGTATGCCGGTGCGTGATTTGGACACTTTCTTCCCATCCGTGTCAAAAAAGGTACGCGTGATGGGCAATCGGGGGACCAATGGGATTGATGGCCTCATTTCCAGCGCTTTAGGTGCCAGTGGTGTTAGTCAAGAACCGGTTGTACTTGTTTTAGGTGACTTGTCTTTTTATCATGATTTGAACGGCTTGTTGCCCGCTAAGCTGTATAATCTTAATCTGACCATTATTCTCGTCAACAATGACGGGGGAGGTATATTCTCATTCTTACCTCAGGCTGAGCATCCACGGCACTTTGAAACCTTGTTTGGCACACCTTTGGGACTGGAATACAGGCATGCGGTCAACATGTATGGGGGCTCTTTTACCCGCATCGATTCGTGGGCTGAGTTTCGGGATACTTTTACCACTGCTATGTCCAGTGGCGGGCTCAATGTCATAGAAGTGCCCACCGAGCGCAAAAGTAACGTGGAGATGCATCGCCGCATTTGGAAAGCGGTTAGTGCTGCCATCACGGATGTGTTGCCCAGGGTGGGAGATACATGA
- the menH gene encoding 2-succinyl-6-hydroxy-2,4-cyclohexadiene-1-carboxylate synthase, whose translation MNIMVNGVRYAVEVKGEGPPLLLLHGFTGSKHSWQPFIHSWSRHFTTIAIDLLGHGESDSPQDHRRYGITYAVQDLQAVLEQLGVDKINVLGYSMGGRLAIALASSFPAKVNSMVLESTSPGLKTEEEQLARRKQDQALAREIETEGLETFVHKWENIPLFASQKKLPEAVRRRLRVQRLSQSPLGLANSLRGMGTGNQPSFWSALKRFHFPVLVMAGEEDQKFCCIAKDMVCQLPQATLSIIKGAGHTIHLEKPHIFDKVVLEYLLQHQS comes from the coding sequence ATGAACATCATGGTCAATGGTGTCCGCTATGCTGTTGAAGTGAAAGGTGAGGGTCCTCCCTTGCTTTTGCTCCATGGTTTTACAGGCAGCAAACACAGCTGGCAACCTTTCATCCATTCCTGGAGCCGCCATTTCACCACCATCGCCATCGATCTGCTTGGCCACGGGGAGAGTGACAGTCCCCAAGATCACCGTCGTTACGGGATCACTTATGCTGTTCAGGACTTACAAGCTGTGTTAGAACAATTGGGTGTGGACAAAATCAATGTTCTGGGTTATTCCATGGGAGGCAGGCTGGCCATTGCTTTGGCCAGCAGCTTCCCGGCTAAAGTGAACAGCATGGTTTTGGAAAGCACCTCCCCTGGCTTAAAAACGGAAGAAGAACAGCTGGCCAGGAGAAAACAGGATCAAGCTTTGGCCCGGGAGATTGAAACAGAAGGTTTGGAAACCTTTGTACATAAATGGGAGAATATCCCCTTGTTTGCCTCCCAAAAAAAGCTGCCGGAAGCTGTGCGCAGGAGGCTGCGAGTGCAACGGCTCAGCCAATCTCCCCTCGGGTTGGCCAATAGCTTGAGGGGGATGGGCACCGGCAACCAACCTTCCTTTTGGTCTGCACTTAAGCGGTTTCACTTTCCTGTGCTGGTGATGGCCGGGGAGGAGGATCAAAAGTTTTGCTGCATCGCCAAAGACATGGTCTGCCAATTGCCTCAAGCGACCCTGTCTATCATTAAAGGAGCTGGCCACACAATTCATTTGGAAAAACCGCACATTTTTGATAAAGTAGTTTTGGAATACCTTCTTCAACACCAGTCATGA
- a CDS encoding isochorismate synthase translates to MIRQQLDILDDFVQGMQQALKSCRPGLVSLVTRIQPLDPLSFYAAAGQWFHGQRLYWSTPDHEFTLVGLGTAVKIESDRDTRFDDVTKEWKHLIANTHIHTEGEVMGTGPLLLGGFSFDPQKPSSSLWQNYKAASFILPQFLLTQSKHQSYLTINAYIHPEYDLPEKIDQLNRLKERLITRCMDFSFAQEVHPITLNVFEPAREEWLRSVKQVIAEIQQGVLQKVVLARRVEVESETPFRPEQILNYLRQVQTSSYVFSIEWGENAFVGATPERLIKKEGSRVLSTCLAGSIKRGQTLEEDLALSKALLQDPKNRVEHEIVVRMIKQALGDLCTRVEAPDQPIIYKTKQIQHLYTPVRGLAKDNISLLKMVEALHPTPALGGYPREEAVRRIRELEGMDRGWYAAPIGWLDRQGNGEFVVAIRSALIRHRQATLFAGCGIVEDSDPQSEYEETQMKLKPMLSALGGH, encoded by the coding sequence GTGATCCGTCAACAGCTCGATATACTTGATGATTTTGTGCAGGGGATGCAGCAGGCGTTAAAGTCATGCCGGCCGGGACTTGTCAGCCTGGTGACGCGAATTCAACCGCTAGACCCCCTCTCTTTTTATGCCGCTGCAGGTCAATGGTTTCACGGTCAGCGCCTGTACTGGTCAACACCAGATCATGAGTTTACCTTAGTCGGATTGGGGACAGCCGTTAAAATTGAGTCTGACCGGGACACCCGCTTCGATGATGTAACGAAAGAATGGAAACACTTAATAGCTAACACCCATATCCATACCGAAGGAGAGGTAATGGGAACGGGGCCTCTCCTGTTAGGAGGATTCTCTTTTGATCCGCAAAAGCCTTCTTCTTCTCTATGGCAAAATTATAAAGCGGCATCTTTCATTTTACCCCAATTTTTATTAACCCAAAGCAAGCATCAAAGCTATTTAACCATAAATGCCTACATCCATCCTGAGTATGACTTGCCTGAAAAAATCGATCAGTTAAACAGATTAAAGGAACGGCTTATCACCCGGTGCATGGATTTTTCCTTCGCACAAGAGGTTCATCCAATAACATTAAACGTTTTTGAGCCGGCTCGGGAAGAATGGTTAAGAAGCGTGAAGCAGGTTATTGCTGAGATTCAACAGGGTGTCTTGCAAAAGGTGGTTCTGGCCCGCAGGGTAGAGGTGGAGAGTGAAACCCCCTTTCGTCCCGAACAGATTTTAAATTATTTACGCCAAGTTCAAACCTCAAGTTATGTTTTTTCCATTGAATGGGGAGAAAACGCCTTTGTCGGGGCCACTCCTGAGCGATTAATTAAAAAAGAAGGCTCCCGTGTTTTATCCACCTGTCTAGCAGGCTCAATCAAGCGGGGACAAACCTTGGAAGAGGATCTGGCCTTAAGCAAAGCTTTGCTTCAAGATCCCAAAAACAGGGTGGAGCACGAGATTGTGGTGCGCATGATCAAACAAGCCTTAGGGGACTTATGCACCCGGGTTGAAGCCCCAGATCAGCCTATCATCTATAAAACCAAACAAATTCAACATTTGTATACCCCGGTGCGGGGGCTAGCCAAAGATAACATATCCCTATTAAAAATGGTTGAAGCTCTGCATCCTACTCCTGCGTTGGGAGGCTATCCCCGAGAGGAAGCTGTCCGGCGGATCCGGGAGCTTGAAGGGATGGACCGGGGCTGGTATGCGGCTCCTATCGGCTGGCTTGACCGGCAGGGGAACGGTGAATTTGTGGTTGCCATTCGTTCCGCTTTAATCCGGCATAGACAAGCCACTCTTTTTGCCGGTTGTGGTATTGTGGAAGATTCTGACCCACAATCCGAATACGAGGAAACGCAGATGAAATTGAAGCCCATGTTGTCAGCTCTAGGAGGACATTAA
- a CDS encoding LysR family transcriptional regulator, which translates to MELRQLKYFIEVAKREHVTHAADALHVAQSAVSRQISNLEDELGVQLFIREGRNVKLTPVGKLFLEHIEIAIREIDKAVQEVKEFLDPESGVIRIGFPNSLAANTLPKVISAFREKHPKIRFQLRQGILSTLINSVVKGEIDLAFVAPVPTDHELVDGHILFTEEMMAILPAVHPLTDQDALRLDQLRKEPFVMFRTGFILREIVVNACQQAGFKPHVAFEGEDIDTIKGLVAAGLGVALLPEVTLMDNIPREAIKMRIVEPQVTRTVGVITPKNRDLAPSVKNFFEFLQTFFDNLTRFRL; encoded by the coding sequence ATGGAGTTGCGACAATTAAAGTATTTTATCGAAGTGGCCAAGCGGGAACATGTCACCCATGCTGCTGATGCCCTGCATGTGGCCCAGTCCGCTGTCAGCCGGCAGATCAGTAATTTGGAAGATGAGTTGGGCGTTCAGCTGTTTATCCGGGAAGGCCGCAATGTAAAATTAACACCGGTTGGGAAACTTTTTTTGGAACATATAGAAATTGCCATACGGGAAATTGATAAAGCCGTGCAGGAAGTCAAGGAGTTTTTGGATCCGGAATCCGGGGTCATCCGCATCGGCTTTCCAAATAGCTTGGCAGCTAATACGTTGCCTAAAGTGATCTCCGCTTTTCGGGAAAAACATCCCAAAATCCGGTTTCAACTCAGACAGGGTATTTTATCCACGCTGATTAACTCGGTCGTTAAAGGGGAAATTGATCTGGCTTTTGTCGCTCCTGTTCCCACTGATCATGAGCTGGTGGATGGACATATTCTCTTCACTGAAGAAATGATGGCCATCTTGCCGGCTGTCCATCCGTTGACTGATCAGGATGCGCTGCGTCTGGATCAGTTACGCAAAGAACCGTTTGTCATGTTCCGCACTGGATTCATTCTCCGTGAAATTGTCGTCAATGCCTGTCAACAAGCAGGATTTAAGCCCCATGTGGCCTTTGAAGGAGAGGATATTGATACCATCAAAGGATTGGTCGCTGCCGGACTCGGGGTTGCCCTGCTGCCTGAAGTGACCCTGATGGATAACATTCCCCGTGAAGCAATTAAAATGCGTATCGTGGAACCACAGGTCACCCGGACAGTAGGCGTCATCACACCCAAGAATCGTGACCTGGCACCCTCAGTAAAAAACTTCTTTGAGTTTTTGCAAACCTTCTTTGACAACTTAACCCGCTTCAGACTTTAA